One Triticum dicoccoides isolate Atlit2015 ecotype Zavitan chromosome 3B, WEW_v2.0, whole genome shotgun sequence genomic window, ACTGAAATTGTAACGTTTCTCACAAACGATGTATTGGTTATTGATAATGAATAAAATTTTGTTTTAATTCAAAAATAGCATAGAGGACCGTGTTCCGTTGATTCGAATGTGCACCATGTATGTGCAAGAAAATATTGTccacacccgcaaaaaaaaaatgtcCACATCGCAAACAAAAATGTCTAAAAGGCAAAGGCATAAAAGTTCCAAGGATCAACACGAAAATGGACTAACCAGGAAAATTGGTCTGTGAGAAAAACAAAACATTTCAGGAATCCTTTTAAAAGTTCTTATACTGTCATAGATGCACATATATAAACATGATATGAACTTCAGTTCTGCAATGAGGTTGTATCAGGTAAAAGCAACTTAGCAACTCGGTATTGTCACAGACTTTGCAAGGCAAACAATGTTCTATTTTGGTGATCCCGACTTGATTTCAGTGTACTAATCCAATTCAAGTACAAATGAGTGATCTATTTGCAATCTAAATTTTTATTTTCCAATATTACACACCCAACATGTTGGCTTAGTACAAATGAACGAGCTGCTTACATATTTGTAAGGAGTCAATATCACCTTCGATGATCAACCAGCCCATCGGGGAAAAAAGCTATCTATCTAAACATTATTCCTGAGTACGAATACTAGGTAAAACCGATGtgcaaaagcaaaaaaaaaaaaaaaatggtGATTTTacagaaaatataaaaaagaaCATGTTACCTTAGTCCAAAAATGGAAAACAGATTAAGACATTTTCAAGTATTTTTTCGAACCAAGCAGGAGAATGGATTGACAAAGTTACCAAGAGCCAGAAGCATAACAAGAGCTCACTTCGGTTCTGAGCCATGACGGTGGATCAAGTATCCAAGCATAAAAAACGCACTACTAACATCTGAACTTAAACAATAATAACAAGAAAGACAAGCAAAATGTTTCAGCCATGTTGCCAATTTCGTTGAGTCGAGTGCTGTCCAAAAGACGCCATTGCCACCTGATAACTTGATATATTACTCCCCTACCTGCGACCAAGGAACAGAAAATCACCAAGGAAGTTTTAGTACGCCAGGCTGCATGAGTAGTGTGCTAAGGGCACTAAATTCGGTCGATGGAATGTACAACTCAATGAGCGTAACCAGTTAAGAAGTTTACTCTGGTTCTCGTTCCTCAATCTCGTCTCACAGCTGGAGTTGCTGCAGCTCTTCCTTCACGCCATCTTCAGTCTCCTTTGCAGAACCTTCAAAGGAGAGAGCATATTATGTTAGACAAGGCATACAGGCTTCAGCTCATTTGATCATCTAATGCTTCCATGGATTTCTGACATTGGGCAAATACAGCAATTAGGTAGTTCTTATGTTTAATAGCTGCCTCATTATGCTCATTCATCACTATATACCTTTTGTTACAGCAATGGCAACTGGACCAAATAAATGGTTAAGGAGCTGGCACGTCCAAGCATTCTCATAATATTACAAAACAAAAAGATTCTAATGCCTTGCAGTGTAGTACTACAAACAAAGAGGGAAAGATAACGGATTTCAAGAAGCCACACGCTTAATCAAGTGAAGATTTCAAATAGAAACAGTAGTTCCCTTGACAAAATTCAGTTAGTATTTTGCATATACGGTGAAGCGGGGCAGAGTCCTTAAGAACATAATGTAGTACTTTCTCCCCCCAAAGAAATGTAGTACTATGTCTAACAGCCTATTCACTATATATGCATACTTTCTCAGCCCATTGCAAgtctagaaaacaaaaacaaaaacagcaGGGGGTTACTTATAATACCTAGTACTACATACAAGAGAACGATGCTATGTTTCAAAAAGTCAAACACACATTTGTATGACACCATGGCAATTTTCAAAACTGTGCATGTATAGAGTGCTCATAGTAACACAGTTTCTTTTGAAACGTTAAAACTATCTTCAGTCTTGAAGCTGAATCTTACCCAACTCTCTAGGAACATAATAAACCCATGGATGGAATACCTGACGTAGTCTTTGCCTTTGCATAGTACTTGGCGGAATAAAATTATTCGCAATTTCAAATCAGTACAGCTGTACTGGTATCTAAGTTAGAGTTCAATGGATGTGTCTAAACCATCTAACACCGGGCTATTAATTTTAGCAAAAAAATTACATGTACTCCTATAAGAGGCATGTTATCAGGAAGGAAAAAAACATTATAAATTGGGAATCCTTGGGCAATAGCAGCCGTTGATTCTAGCAGTACTAGCTGGAGTATAAGACTCAACAATTCTGTCCATGACATACTGTAGTTTATATGGGGCTATAGTGTTGATTACAATGTACAGTGACATGTAGTAAAGCTGTGTAAACATCACTTGCACCTCTTAGCAGGCACATGACAAAAAAAAGAGAGTATGTGTAGCAGTTAACGATCTTACTccatccgttcacaaatataagatgttttgaataTTTCAATATGGGCTGCAtatggactgaaatgagtgaacacactaaaaacatgtctatatacatccaattCAGAAAAAAGTTAAAACATCGTATACGTATTTGTGAACAGAGCAAGTACTGTATTACTTTAAATGGAAGCCCGGAGCATGCATATAGACCTATATGTCCAGTGCCTAATGTTGGACATATGCTAAGGCAAAATTGGCATTTTTAATTAGCATTAGCCATCGTTCAGCAAGTGGTGACTCTGGTGAATCATACAACCCATCCACACAAGACCATTTACATATTGAAATTCGAAGTGCTTTACTCTAAAAATCCCCAATCTGAGAAGCCCATTACACTTATGACTTATCAAGCATAAGCCCTCCCTGTAGCATCAACAAAAACAAGGTAAACTAACATATCCTGGAAGTTCGACGTTTGCATATGTTCTCTCCGACAAAAAACTGAGATGTTAATTAGAAAATCAGACAACACATCATACACCTCTGATCTCTCACAATGTTACACAGAAACACAATATTTCCAGTCACTAACAAGAATGTACGTACAATCAAAGAACAGTAGACGGTAGAATTACCTGAGCAGAGAGCTTGTGGCAGCTGCCAAGCGTGAACGGAACGGGTGGTGACGTGTTCCCTAGCTGGCTGAACCAGCTCGTAGATCTCACACTCCACAACCTTGCGAGCACGCACGTCCACGCCGAACAGGTGCTCGTCCAGAAAGAAGTAGACCACGTCGGGGTTCGTAGGATGGACGAGCGCAAGCACGGGGATCTTCCTTGGCAGGCCAGTCGCCTTGTAGCTCGCGTCGTCCCAGATCTCCTTAAAGGTGGCCTCGTACTCCAGCGTCCACTCCGTGGAGTCCGGATCGACGAGCGTCCACACGCTGATCTGAACAGAGCCGGCGCTGTTAAGGTTCCTGTACATGTCCACGAACCGCAGCTTGCCGCCGCTGACAGCCACGCAGCGGTACTTGTCGAGCAGTCCCCAAGCTTCCTTGGACTTGAGCGCCTTGCCCTCCGGAAGCGGGACGACCCTCAGCACCGGCGCGTCGGCGAAGGGGTCGCAGGTGAGGAGGCACCAGGAGAGGTCGACCCACCAGAGCATCCCGGAGTGCGAGACCACGCCGTTGGGGCTCAAGGGGCGGGATGGAAGCGGATAGCGGACGTCCTTGGTGACCCATTCCCCGGCTtcggaggagaagcagaggaggtcGGCACGGTCGCCGCCGAGGATCATCTGGAGCTCAGCGACCATGTAGTGGCCGGCGTCGGCGGGGGAGGCGATGAGGCCGAGGTGGCCCGGGTGCATGACGTACTCGGGGTTGGGGAGCGGGAGTGCGGAGGCGGACTTGGCGTCGAGGAGGAAGTAGCCCGCGACGGTCGGGAGCCATAAGAACTCTCGGCGGCTGGGGAGGTCGATGACGGTGGGGCCCTTGGCGGGGCCTTGGTcggcgtggaggaggaggaggccggaggcgtCGGCGGCGAGGACGGACGGGAAGCTTCTGGAGGTGGTGCGGCCCGGGAAGATGCGCGGGGGGATGGTGAGGACCGCGACGCGCGGCGGCGCAGGCAGCGCGAGGGAGAGGTCAGCGCCCTGGGGGAGGTCGGCGTCGGCGGCCGACACCCGCGGCACGCTGCCCAGGATGACCCACGACGGCGAGGCGGAAGCCATCTCGGCGCTCGGCTTGGAGCGGTGGCGGGGAAGTGGTAGTGGGTAGGGGACGGGGTGGTGGCAGGCTAGGGTTTTAGGAGTTGGGGTAGGGGGAGGGTGGATGGGATTGGGTTGTTCGTACCACGAGTTTGAATGCTGTCGCGTGGCGGAGACCGCGACGGTAATGGAGGATGGGCAAAGCGGAGGACGAGGCGTTGGGCCAACCGTCTTTCGCGGAAAACTTTTTGCTATGGGATGGAAGGGGAAATGCGCGCAGAGGAGGCAGCCTTTGAACGGGGAACAGATGAAGATGAGGCAGGACTGCAGCGCAGAGCCGGCAGCCTTTGAACGGCGCGGCGGCCGAGTGCCCGTAGCGTTCGCGTGCATGTGAAGCACCGATGCATTCAAACGGCACTGCTCTACTCCAACGGATTAACAACTGTTCATTGTGAATTTGTGTTGGTTTTTAACTACAGGAAAATCAAAATGTTGTGCAAAGGATAAACGACCCCAAGATTATACTATTGGAAATTTGAAATGTTGGGTTTGCATACTAACTATCCCTATTCGAGTGAACCAACCTAAGATTGGAGGGTTAGGAGGAGAGTGGTATCTCCGGCGCACCAGAGTTCAAGTTCTAGAATTGATACCGATGCTCGCATTTTCCTGGATTAATTCCTGGTCTTTTTGCGATGTGCATTTAGTGGAAGAAGATGTTTCCGTTGACTACGAAGGCGTATGTGGCGACTTTCTCAATCTGAAGATGATGTGCCAGCACATTCTCTTGTAGGTGCTCATATGGATAGGGGTGTGTGttcgtgcgttcatagggatgattgTATATATGTACGTATGACCGTCTGCATTGTTTAAAAGAAAACTATTCGATTATTCCATTCAAATACATTAGCACTATTATCATAATGTCAAACATCTCTATTATTATTGGGCAGCGAATCACTTGGTCACAAAGTTATAAGTATAACCATGCAAGTGTTAATGTATACTCATGCCCTTGGACCATGAGAATGTCGTGTACCTTTATACCGAACCTTGTGATTTGAGATTGTCAAATGTTTCACGTAAGGCCGACTCCAACGCACTACTCCAAACAGAAGTTCGTTTTGTCCGGATTTTATCCATTTGATGATGGCAATGGGATGGCGTCCGGCTGTTTTTCTGAATGCGCCGGCCGTGCACCTAATGCGGGGACGCATCTGCTCCGCAGGCCGGTTGTATACATTTTTTGGCCACCAAAACACATTCTTTTATTTCATCAATGACATTTCTGATACATTGGAGTACATAATTCACCAATTATTCACTAGAAGAGCAAGACCAAATAAAATAATAACCACGAGTAGAAATTTTAAAAGATATCCAATTTTCATAACTGCTCCCACAAGACCAAAGAAAATAGGTGTCTCAACTTtactacaactttgtactaaagtcgaGACACATATTTTGGGATGGGGGAGTATATGATGTTATTACATATTTTGTATGCAATGGTTTACCTCCTCCAACTGATATAATTTGACTCACGTGTTTAGGGCAACATCATGGAAGGGACAATTCTCCAACGAAGGACATATGAATTCAAGGACTAGTTATGTGAAGGGGGCAttataaaaaaaagacacatctgtgacattatgATC contains:
- the LOC119275578 gene encoding uncharacterized protein LOC119275578 → MASASPSWVILGSVPRVSAADADLPQGADLSLALPAPPRVAVLTIPPRIFPGRTTSRSFPSVLAADASGLLLLHADQGPAKGPTVIDLPSRREFLWLPTVAGYFLLDAKSASALPLPNPEYVMHPGHLGLIASPADAGHYMVAELQMILGGDRADLLCFSSEAGEWVTKDVRYPLPSRPLSPNGVVSHSGMLWWVDLSWCLLTCDPFADAPVLRVVPLPEGKALKSKEAWGLLDKYRCVAVSGGKLRFVDMYRNLNSAGSVQISVWTLVDPDSTEWTLEYEATFKEIWDDASYKATGLPRKIPVLALVHPTNPDVVYFFLDEHLFGVDVRARKVVECEIYELVQPAREHVTTRSVHAWQLPQALCSGSAKETEDGVKEELQQLQL